In one Puniceicoccus vermicola genomic region, the following are encoded:
- a CDS encoding sodium:calcium symporter codes for MASQNETWSSRMGVILAVAGSAVGLGNFLRFPGQVAQYGGGSFMIAYFIAFLLIGLPVCWIEWTMGRAGGRYGFNSAPGIFGAICNSMGARFVGVIAFVVPVCIYMYYVVIEAWCLAYAVNYLRGVMGFEKSSEATAFFGSLVGISENGSAVHFDVQHVGIYFVAVFALNFFLIYRGISKGIEFFCKFAMPTLVLIALVILVRVLTLGTPDPSMPDRNVDTGLGFMWNPTKNYLVERAVGPDGKPLQGQEDDYSWNHGTHQEVVEAKNIEAAKAKAAANPEKYRFEEKGILAQLGDFDLWLAAAGQIFFSLSVGFGVIITYSSYLGRRDDVVLSSLAASSANEFCEVGIGGLISIPAGVAFFGVAGLASMGLSTFGVGFTVLPMVFAEMPLGQFFGFAFFFLLFLAAVTSSLSMLQPGIAYLEDAFLINRRRSVLILGVVTGIGGFLVIYYSANLKLLDTLDFWVTNLLMVLLALAQVILFGWVIGGKKGLKEAQLGSAIRIPPVYGFIIKYITPAFLLLTLLGWFYKSVLGQAFGDDQPKVSDKIKDLFIDPNPIAWTGVGMILILLIAAILMVPSKRKIQANINQTKKMGDSL; via the coding sequence ATGGCGTCGCAGAACGAAACATGGTCTTCTCGGATGGGAGTCATCCTCGCAGTGGCCGGGAGTGCCGTGGGCCTGGGGAATTTTCTTCGGTTCCCGGGGCAGGTCGCGCAGTATGGGGGCGGATCTTTCATGATCGCCTATTTCATCGCCTTCCTTCTCATCGGCTTGCCCGTTTGCTGGATCGAGTGGACGATGGGGAGAGCTGGAGGGCGATACGGGTTCAACAGTGCGCCCGGGATCTTCGGGGCGATCTGCAACTCGATGGGCGCCCGGTTTGTCGGGGTGATCGCCTTTGTTGTTCCGGTCTGCATTTACATGTATTACGTAGTGATCGAGGCCTGGTGCTTGGCCTATGCGGTCAACTATCTGAGGGGCGTAATGGGCTTTGAGAAGTCGTCGGAAGCGACCGCCTTCTTTGGCAGCCTCGTCGGGATCTCCGAAAACGGGTCGGCGGTTCACTTCGACGTGCAGCATGTCGGGATCTATTTCGTCGCCGTTTTTGCTCTCAATTTCTTCCTCATCTATCGGGGAATTTCGAAAGGGATCGAATTCTTTTGTAAGTTTGCCATGCCGACGCTGGTCCTGATTGCGCTCGTAATTCTGGTCCGCGTCCTGACCCTCGGCACCCCCGATCCTTCAATGCCGGACCGCAACGTGGACACCGGGCTGGGATTTATGTGGAATCCCACGAAGAATTATTTGGTCGAGCGCGCGGTTGGCCCCGACGGAAAGCCGCTGCAAGGTCAGGAAGACGATTATTCATGGAATCATGGCACGCATCAGGAAGTGGTTGAGGCGAAAAACATTGAGGCGGCGAAAGCCAAGGCGGCCGCCAATCCGGAGAAATATCGATTCGAAGAAAAGGGGATACTCGCTCAGTTGGGTGATTTCGATCTTTGGTTAGCGGCGGCCGGCCAGATTTTCTTCTCTCTCTCGGTCGGTTTCGGAGTAATCATTACCTACTCCAGTTATTTAGGAAGGCGCGACGACGTCGTTCTCAGTTCCCTGGCGGCGTCGAGTGCGAACGAATTTTGCGAGGTGGGCATTGGCGGATTGATCAGCATCCCCGCGGGGGTCGCTTTCTTCGGAGTCGCAGGACTTGCCTCAATGGGGCTAAGTACCTTCGGAGTCGGGTTCACCGTTCTCCCCATGGTCTTTGCGGAAATGCCATTAGGCCAATTCTTCGGCTTCGCCTTTTTCTTTCTCCTCTTCCTAGCTGCGGTAACCAGTTCCCTCTCCATGCTTCAGCCGGGGATCGCCTATCTTGAGGACGCCTTCCTGATCAACCGCCGCCGTTCGGTCCTGATTCTGGGAGTAGTGACCGGAATCGGAGGTTTCCTAGTCATCTACTACAGCGCGAACCTGAAGCTCTTGGATACCTTGGACTTCTGGGTGACCAATCTTCTCATGGTCCTCTTAGCTTTAGCCCAAGTCATCCTTTTCGGTTGGGTGATCGGGGGGAAGAAGGGTTTGAAGGAGGCCCAATTGGGTTCAGCCATCCGCATCCCTCCCGTTTATGGTTTCATCATCAAATACATAACCCCAGCCTTCCTCCTCCTGACCTTACTCGGATGGTTCTACAAAAGCGTCTTAGGCCAAGCCTTTGGCGACGACCAACCCAAAGTGAGCGACAAAATCAAAGACCTCTTCATCGATCCCAATCCGATCGCCTGGACCGGCGTAGGAATGATCCTAATCCTTCTAATCGCAGCCATCCTCATGGTTCCATCAAAGCGAAAGATTCAGGCAAACATTAATCAAACCAAGAAAATGGGGGATAGTCTATGA
- a CDS encoding rhomboid family intramembrane serine protease — protein MLYDRPYMRQSAGFQRNIPMFGWILIVLGVVFLLQNILQLFFGMDGLLNARGGAVGGLLPNWFALSDGNLEHFRIWTLLTYSLFHGSLFHLLANGLIIFFIGRMVEIRLGAELLLKLYLFAAVLGGVAWALVNWGGSGGLVIGASAGALGLLIYFCLRNPNEPITLLLFFVIPVTVLPKWIAWGVLGLETFGLLFSEIGSSRELLGGAKIAHSAHLGGMAAAFLFFRYENWFRAFSLPKVRLGKREGKGSVSPRYKVNVSGAAKTKSTPTRSTKKKTNLREEVDRILDKINSSGFGSLSEEEKETLNRAKELLGK, from the coding sequence ATGCTCTACGATCGTCCATACATGCGCCAGTCCGCGGGATTTCAACGGAACATTCCGATGTTCGGCTGGATCCTTATCGTCTTGGGAGTAGTATTCCTCTTGCAGAATATTCTCCAGCTATTCTTTGGCATGGATGGTCTTCTGAATGCTCGTGGTGGGGCCGTCGGAGGGTTGCTGCCGAACTGGTTCGCGTTGTCGGACGGGAATTTGGAGCACTTCAGGATATGGACCTTGCTCACCTATAGTTTGTTTCATGGGAGTTTGTTCCATCTCTTGGCCAATGGCTTGATCATCTTTTTTATTGGGCGAATGGTGGAAATTCGCCTGGGAGCTGAACTGCTTCTGAAACTTTATCTCTTCGCGGCAGTTTTGGGCGGAGTTGCTTGGGCCCTGGTGAATTGGGGCGGATCTGGTGGGCTCGTGATTGGGGCTTCTGCCGGAGCGTTGGGGCTTCTCATCTATTTTTGTCTGCGGAATCCGAATGAGCCGATTACTCTCCTTTTATTCTTTGTGATTCCGGTGACCGTTCTCCCTAAATGGATCGCTTGGGGAGTTCTCGGGCTGGAAACCTTTGGCCTGCTTTTCAGTGAGATTGGGAGTAGCCGTGAATTGTTGGGGGGGGCGAAGATTGCTCATTCGGCCCACTTGGGCGGGATGGCTGCCGCTTTTCTCTTCTTTCGCTATGAGAATTGGTTCCGGGCATTTTCTTTGCCGAAGGTTCGCCTGGGCAAACGTGAGGGCAAAGGATCCGTCAGTCCTCGATACAAGGTGAACGTGAGTGGGGCGGCGAAAACGAAGTCCACCCCAACCCGATCGACCAAGAAGAAGACAAACCTCCGGGAGGAGGTCGATCGCATCCTCGATAAGATCAATTCTTCCGGTTTTGGTTCGCTCAGTGAAGAAGAGAAAGAAACGCTGAACCGGGCGAAAGAGCTTCTTGGAAAGTAG
- a CDS encoding OmpP1/FadL family transporter produces MFRPIQKPLLFLFPLLTSSLGAEGFRNAAPGAYALGQSGGRLAFIDDATAVTENPANLVDFEDREVLFAPAFVHISYEVDYDNGMTAKSGEPLKFLPNAYGVVPFADGKWAFGLGVSVPFGLAADWEQTGAFAPGGLLRYSAPYSSELLTVRINPTVAYRVNESLAVAGGLNFMYSRLRLEQYFPPVAFQGIPLVSSETVAEADMDGWGLGANLAVTWDVTEKDRLVATWRSEIPVDYSGDGTLGNLTPQAQSLGFTENGEAGTNITFPQIVGLGYGRKLTEALQAEIQFEWVGFSSFDELDLDFGQNTALFGGNNVIPEDWKDSYTLGISLRYDLQDGIRLHGSYQYFESPIPDSTLSTTIPDADQNAFTIGITKRWEMWYLGLGYSYVLYEDRTTVANGVSGEMESQLHLFSMSIGASF; encoded by the coding sequence ATGTTCCGCCCCATTCAAAAACCCCTCCTTTTCCTTTTTCCCCTGTTGACCTCTTCCTTGGGAGCGGAGGGGTTTCGGAATGCCGCGCCAGGTGCCTATGCGCTCGGACAGTCTGGAGGACGGTTGGCATTCATCGACGACGCGACGGCAGTCACCGAGAATCCGGCGAATCTTGTTGATTTTGAAGACCGTGAGGTCCTCTTTGCCCCAGCCTTCGTACATATTTCCTATGAGGTTGACTACGACAATGGCATGACGGCGAAATCGGGTGAACCGCTGAAGTTTCTCCCCAATGCTTACGGGGTCGTACCTTTTGCGGACGGCAAATGGGCCTTCGGCTTGGGAGTTTCGGTTCCCTTTGGCTTGGCCGCGGACTGGGAACAGACGGGTGCTTTTGCGCCGGGAGGCCTCCTCCGCTACAGTGCCCCGTATTCCAGCGAATTGCTGACTGTCCGCATTAATCCGACGGTGGCCTATCGGGTCAATGAGAGTCTAGCGGTGGCGGGCGGATTGAATTTTATGTATTCCCGGCTTCGGCTAGAACAATATTTCCCTCCCGTGGCGTTTCAGGGGATTCCGCTCGTCTCGTCCGAGACCGTGGCCGAGGCCGATATGGATGGCTGGGGCTTGGGGGCCAATCTGGCAGTCACTTGGGATGTTACGGAAAAGGATCGGCTGGTCGCTACCTGGCGGTCTGAGATTCCGGTCGACTATTCTGGAGATGGCACCTTGGGCAACTTGACTCCTCAGGCCCAATCCCTCGGTTTTACGGAGAATGGCGAAGCGGGGACCAATATCACTTTTCCCCAGATTGTCGGCTTGGGCTATGGGCGCAAACTGACCGAGGCCCTGCAGGCTGAGATCCAGTTTGAGTGGGTCGGCTTTTCGTCTTTCGATGAACTCGATCTCGATTTTGGGCAGAATACCGCTCTCTTCGGGGGCAATAATGTAATCCCGGAGGACTGGAAGGATTCTTACACCCTGGGAATCAGTCTCCGCTACGACCTGCAGGACGGCATTCGGCTGCACGGAAGCTATCAATATTTCGAGAGCCCCATTCCCGACAGCACCCTCAGCACCACCATTCCCGATGCCGACCAAAACGCCTTCACCATTGGTATCACCAAGAGATGGGAAATGTGGTATCTCGGTCTGGGATATTCGTATGTGCTTTATGAGGACCGCACCACCGTCGCCAACGGAGTTTCCGGCGAAATGGAGAGCCAGCTTCATCTCTTTTCGATGAGCATCGGAGCGAGCTTTTAG
- a CDS encoding transposase translates to MRRKRMRLDGQTAYYHVMSRTVNGEALFGDREREVLRKMIWQVADFSGIRVVTYAVMKNHFHILVEVPAEVHISDEELVRRYRRLYPKPTPWNPMPAEVLEEHLRENTSEGRDLRKSLLRRMGDVSWMMKTLKQRFAMWFNRSRDRFGPLWCERFKSVLVEGDRWALRTVAAYIDLNAVRAGLVSDPKDYRFCGYAEALGGGRMARAGLSVVDKDLAGYRQTLYGAWAGEKEEKKSISREEAVRVLEKEKGKLPLSVVLRCRVRYFTDGMVLGSASFVEEQVQEDPGKRPKRAHAMSGADWGGLAVGTGLRSKLFR, encoded by the coding sequence ATGAGAAGAAAACGGATGCGCCTCGATGGACAGACAGCTTACTATCATGTGATGAGTCGGACAGTGAATGGGGAGGCTCTCTTTGGGGATCGTGAGAGGGAGGTATTGCGGAAGATGATCTGGCAGGTGGCTGATTTCTCGGGGATTCGGGTGGTTACTTATGCGGTGATGAAGAACCACTTCCATATCCTGGTGGAGGTGCCGGCGGAGGTTCATATTTCGGATGAGGAGTTGGTTCGTCGGTATCGTCGGCTTTATCCGAAGCCTACGCCTTGGAATCCCATGCCGGCGGAGGTTTTAGAGGAGCATCTTCGGGAGAATACTTCGGAAGGGAGGGATTTGCGGAAGAGCCTTTTGCGTCGGATGGGGGATGTTTCCTGGATGATGAAGACTCTGAAACAGCGTTTTGCGATGTGGTTCAATCGATCACGGGATCGTTTTGGACCGCTTTGGTGTGAGCGGTTTAAGAGTGTCCTGGTGGAAGGGGACCGTTGGGCCCTGCGGACGGTGGCTGCCTATATTGATCTGAACGCAGTTCGGGCGGGTTTGGTGTCAGACCCTAAGGATTACCGGTTTTGTGGGTATGCCGAGGCGCTCGGTGGTGGCCGGATGGCTCGAGCCGGGCTTTCTGTGGTGGACAAGGATCTGGCTGGGTATCGGCAGACTTTGTATGGCGCCTGGGCTGGGGAGAAGGAGGAGAAGAAGTCGATCTCGCGGGAAGAAGCGGTTCGGGTTCTGGAAAAGGAGAAGGGGAAATTGCCTCTGTCTGTGGTTTTGCGGTGCCGGGTGCGGTACTTTACCGATGGGATGGTGCTGGGATCGGCCTCATTTGTGGAGGAGCAGGTGCAGGAAGATCCGGGGAAGCGTCCCAAGCGGGCGCATGCGATGAGTGGGGCTGACTGGGGTGGTTTGGCAGTTGGGACTGGGTTGCGCTCCAAGCTGTTTCGATAG
- the trkA gene encoding Trk system potassium transporter TrkA, which translates to MKTIIVGAGEVGSFISQNLSRRGHSVTLIEKSAEGAGRVDAEQDVKVMCGNGSSASMLEDAGIASARNFVSLTSDDRTNLVACKVARELGKNLFTVARIHDQTYLDHSRVDYQDLFDVDFFLNPEMLCAVELAKAIRHPGRVAIEHFARGQIEVQNMAVSPRSKLIGQSLREMKINPRMRVGMVTRDGETMVARADSSLAAGDQLTVFGNPEAVSEFRRRVEPGETEGTVRVVLYGGSEIAISLIRLLKHPRFRVRVIEPDSHACEQLASRFPGLTVVHGDATSRRLLEEEQIDSVDYFVACTKEDEHNIMTCLQASKLGAAHVQLVINKPDYEDLLDDLRVSMGVASVVSPRQASVKELVRYLDRESVVELSSMSVRSTRLLEVAVSPESAAVDKKLMDLKLPEGCLLVALLRGVEANVPGAQDKIEKGDRVLLAVDEGSRQEVIRLLTRKG; encoded by the coding sequence ATGAAGACCATTATCGTCGGAGCGGGCGAGGTAGGCAGTTTTATCAGCCAGAACCTCAGCCGGAGGGGGCACAGTGTGACCCTGATTGAGAAGTCCGCTGAGGGCGCGGGTCGGGTGGACGCGGAGCAGGATGTGAAGGTGATGTGCGGGAACGGGAGCTCGGCCAGCATGCTGGAGGATGCGGGAATCGCGAGCGCCCGGAATTTTGTCTCTCTGACCAGCGACGACCGCACCAATCTTGTCGCCTGCAAGGTGGCCCGGGAGCTGGGGAAGAATCTGTTCACGGTGGCCCGGATTCATGACCAGACCTACTTGGACCACAGCCGGGTCGACTATCAGGACTTGTTCGACGTGGATTTCTTCCTGAACCCGGAAATGCTCTGCGCGGTGGAGCTGGCGAAGGCAATCCGACATCCGGGACGGGTGGCGATCGAGCACTTTGCCCGGGGTCAGATCGAGGTGCAGAATATGGCGGTCTCCCCCCGTAGTAAGTTGATCGGCCAATCCCTGCGAGAAATGAAGATCAACCCGCGGATGCGCGTGGGCATGGTGACCCGGGATGGGGAGACGATGGTAGCCCGGGCCGATTCGTCGCTCGCAGCTGGCGATCAGCTGACGGTTTTCGGCAACCCGGAGGCGGTGTCGGAGTTTCGCAGGAGAGTGGAACCGGGCGAGACGGAGGGAACGGTGCGGGTGGTCCTCTACGGGGGATCGGAGATCGCGATTTCGCTGATCCGGCTGTTGAAGCATCCCCGTTTTCGCGTTCGGGTGATCGAGCCCGATTCTCATGCCTGCGAACAGCTGGCGAGCCGTTTTCCCGGTCTGACGGTGGTCCATGGCGATGCGACCTCGCGGCGGCTCCTCGAGGAGGAGCAGATCGACAGCGTCGACTACTTCGTCGCCTGCACGAAGGAGGACGAGCACAATATCATGACTTGCCTGCAAGCTTCGAAACTCGGAGCCGCCCACGTGCAGTTGGTGATCAACAAGCCGGACTATGAGGATTTGCTCGATGATCTGCGGGTTTCGATGGGGGTGGCCTCGGTGGTCTCCCCGCGTCAGGCCTCGGTGAAGGAGTTGGTGCGGTACCTCGACCGTGAATCGGTGGTGGAGTTATCGTCGATGTCGGTGCGCTCGACGCGTTTGCTCGAGGTGGCGGTCTCTCCCGAGAGTGCGGCGGTGGACAAGAAATTGATGGACCTGAAGCTGCCGGAGGGCTGCCTGCTCGTAGCCCTCCTCCGCGGGGTGGAGGCAAACGTGCCGGGGGCCCAGGACAAGATCGAGAAAGGCGACCGGGTCCTGCTCGCGGTGGACGAAGGCAGCCGCCAGGAGGTCATCCGCCTCCTCACCCGCAAAGGCTGA
- a CDS encoding TrkH family potassium uptake protein, producing the protein MNYAIIFRLLALIHLAIGFALTSSFLVGIAFPFDDGDTYAVRGLELGAGISFLLAIIFMVLGRKGKATIFHKEALAVIGLGWLLASTVGAIPYYFSVEDLSFASAFFESASGFTTTGASVFSDISNLPHALLFWRSLTQWIGGLGVVVFFVAILSFLGSGAKVLFSREYSGNTEDVFDGRMQTGALRIMLLYLILSLLCAVSYRLTGMGWFDSICHMFTTVSTGGFSTLTESMAGFNSPAAEWVSILFMTLCGMSFLLILRGVRREGVKTFFANLEFVSYLGILVAASSFIILILFASGIGESAHSIIRGAIFQVTSIMTTTGFATQNFAAWAYPAQITLLCLMIVGGCSGSTAGGVKVIRLVVGFRSILFHLERAFRPHVIRPMRVNKRTMSTSEIHEISTFLVLAFFVVVISCIVVSIFEPHLDPLSLFSAVLACLFNIGPGLGEVGPLENFGALEDYTKVYLGILMIMGRLEFYAILVLFAPSLWKRFS; encoded by the coding sequence ATGAATTACGCGATCATTTTTCGGCTGCTGGCGCTGATCCACTTGGCCATCGGCTTCGCGCTCACCTCCAGTTTTCTGGTGGGGATCGCCTTTCCCTTCGACGACGGGGACACCTATGCGGTGCGAGGCCTCGAACTCGGGGCGGGGATTTCCTTCCTACTGGCGATCATTTTCATGGTCCTCGGACGCAAGGGGAAGGCCACGATCTTCCATAAGGAGGCGCTGGCCGTGATCGGGCTCGGATGGTTGCTGGCCAGTACGGTCGGGGCCATCCCCTACTACTTCTCCGTTGAGGATCTCTCTTTTGCCTCCGCATTTTTCGAGAGTGCCTCGGGCTTCACGACGACGGGGGCCTCGGTGTTCAGCGACATTTCCAACCTCCCCCACGCTTTGCTGTTCTGGCGATCCCTGACGCAGTGGATCGGGGGACTCGGGGTCGTGGTCTTCTTCGTGGCGATCCTCTCCTTTCTTGGGTCGGGGGCAAAGGTCCTCTTCTCGCGGGAGTATTCCGGGAATACGGAGGATGTTTTTGATGGGCGGATGCAGACCGGTGCTCTCCGGATCATGCTGCTCTATCTGATCCTCTCCCTTCTCTGCGCGGTCTCCTATCGGCTCACCGGGATGGGGTGGTTCGATTCGATCTGCCACATGTTTACCACCGTCTCGACCGGGGGATTCAGCACCTTGACCGAGAGTATGGCGGGGTTCAACAGTCCGGCGGCCGAATGGGTCTCGATCCTCTTCATGACCCTCTGCGGGATGAGCTTTCTCCTGATCCTGCGAGGGGTGCGCCGCGAGGGGGTGAAAACGTTTTTCGCCAACTTGGAATTTGTCAGCTACCTCGGGATCCTGGTGGCGGCCTCCTCGTTCATCATCCTCATCCTCTTTGCTTCGGGGATCGGGGAAAGTGCTCACAGTATCATTCGCGGGGCGATTTTTCAGGTCACCTCGATCATGACCACGACGGGTTTTGCGACGCAGAATTTTGCGGCTTGGGCCTACCCGGCTCAAATTACCCTCCTCTGCCTGATGATCGTCGGGGGATGCTCGGGATCGACCGCGGGCGGGGTGAAAGTGATCCGGCTCGTGGTGGGCTTTCGCTCAATCCTCTTCCACTTGGAGCGCGCCTTTCGCCCGCACGTCATCCGGCCGATGCGGGTCAATAAGCGGACAATGTCGACCAGCGAGATTCACGAGATTTCGACCTTTTTGGTCTTGGCGTTCTTCGTGGTCGTGATCAGCTGCATCGTGGTCTCGATTTTCGAGCCGCACCTGGATCCCCTCAGCCTTTTCTCCGCGGTGCTGGCCTGCCTCTTCAACATCGGCCCGGGGTTGGGAGAAGTGGGACCGCTGGAAAATTTCGGCGCCCTCGAGGACTATACGAAAGTCTATCTCGGCATCCTCATGATCATGGGACGTTTAGAGTTCTACGCGATCCTAGTCCTCTTCGCGCCGTCTCTCTGGAAACGGTTTAGTTGA
- a CDS encoding glutamine synthetase beta-grasp domain-containing protein, whose amino-acid sequence MAKIKLEYIWLDGYTPSAYLRSKTKIVDGDVSSFSLEDCDDWGFDGSSTKQAEGSSSDCVLKPVAIYPDGARENGFLVMSEVMLPDGTPHPSNARATISDDPGLWVGLEQEYFLYQDGRPLGWPENGFPEGQGKYYTGVGYRFVGDIAREIVEKHLDLCIYAGINHEGINAEVAKGQWEFQVFGKGAYKACDQIHVARYILLRLCEGYGVDVEWHCKPISGDWNGSGMHCNFSTDYMRETGGKEYFMKLMDAFEKYKDEHIAAYGPDNHLRLTGLHETQSIDKFSWGVADRGASIRVPHSFVKNDYKGYLEDRRPNSEGDPYAIVGRVQQTVTEVEEEFKK is encoded by the coding sequence ATGGCAAAGATAAAGTTGGAATACATCTGGCTCGACGGCTACACCCCCTCGGCGTACCTCCGGAGCAAGACGAAAATTGTGGACGGGGACGTAAGCTCCTTTTCCCTCGAAGACTGCGATGATTGGGGCTTCGACGGTAGCTCCACCAAGCAGGCCGAAGGCAGCAGCTCTGACTGCGTCCTGAAGCCCGTTGCGATCTACCCGGACGGTGCCCGCGAGAACGGCTTCCTCGTCATGTCGGAAGTCATGCTTCCCGACGGCACTCCGCACCCATCGAACGCCCGTGCGACGATCTCCGATGATCCGGGTCTCTGGGTCGGTCTCGAGCAGGAATACTTCCTTTACCAGGACGGTCGTCCTCTCGGTTGGCCGGAAAACGGTTTTCCGGAAGGCCAAGGCAAGTACTACACCGGTGTCGGTTACCGTTTCGTCGGCGACATCGCCCGCGAGATCGTTGAGAAGCACCTCGACCTCTGCATTTACGCTGGCATCAACCACGAAGGCATCAACGCTGAAGTGGCCAAGGGTCAGTGGGAATTCCAGGTCTTCGGCAAGGGTGCCTACAAGGCTTGCGACCAAATTCACGTCGCCCGCTACATCCTCCTCCGTCTCTGCGAAGGTTACGGCGTAGACGTCGAGTGGCATTGTAAGCCCATCTCCGGCGACTGGAATGGTTCCGGAATGCACTGCAACTTCTCCACCGACTACATGCGTGAAACTGGAGGCAAGGAGTACTTCATGAAGCTCATGGATGCTTTCGAGAAGTACAAGGACGAGCACATCGCTGCTTACGGTCCGGACAACCACCTCCGTCTCACCGGTCTCCACGAAACCCAGTCGATCGACAAGTTCAGCTGGGGCGTTGCTGACCGCGGTGCTTCCATCCGCGTTCCGCACAGCTTCGTGAAGAACGACTACAAGGGCTATCTCGAAGACCGCCGCCCGAACTCGGAAGGCGACCCTTACGCGATCGTCGGACGCGTCCAACAGACCGTCACCGAAGTCGAAGAAGAATTCAAGAAGTAG